One window of the Bacteroidota bacterium genome contains the following:
- a CDS encoding DNA polymerase III subunit gamma/tau, giving the protein MENFIVSARKYRPATFNTVVGQAHITNTLKNAIKTEHLAHAFLFCGPRGVGKTTCARILAKTINCTNRTSEIEACDKCESCESFNSGASLNVFELDAASNNSVDDIRNLVDQVRFAPQLGTHKVYIIDEVHMLSSAAFNAFLKTLEEPPKHAIFILATTEKHKIIPTILSRCQIFDFNRIQIEDIANHLAYIAGNENITAEKDALHIIAQKADGALRDACSIFDQIVSFAGTNVTYKAVIDNLNILDYDYYFKVTDAILTENISSALLIFNDILNNGFDGHNFVAGMGDHFRNLLVGKDPETLQLLEVGTNIREKYKEQSAKCSLPLLVKGLTILNKTDINYKSSKNHRLQVELALMQLCSLNSIGIEAEKKNDILLISKSATKQNRPQATATAPVEKPKGESIPSSIPIQKAAPVAEAATIVKKPIIKSITPSINQHLNSDKKNEKSTPEQLEQINSSQPKSNFNQQQLEETWEKYANGLKEKGKTNLSTSLLNKKPVLKENFIIEFSINNKAIEESINEDKINFLGYLRKELNNYSIQLQLVMSSIEDKTNLYTATDRYKRLSEKNPAILAFRQKFDLDIEF; this is encoded by the coding sequence ATGGAAAATTTTATTGTATCGGCTCGTAAGTATCGCCCGGCAACGTTTAATACGGTTGTTGGACAAGCGCATATTACCAATACATTAAAAAATGCTATCAAAACGGAACATTTAGCACATGCGTTTTTGTTCTGCGGTCCACGTGGCGTTGGTAAAACAACGTGTGCTCGTATTTTAGCAAAGACAATTAATTGTACGAACCGCACTTCAGAAATTGAAGCGTGCGACAAATGTGAATCCTGCGAATCCTTTAATAGTGGTGCATCTCTGAATGTTTTTGAATTGGATGCTGCTTCTAACAATTCTGTGGACGACATCAGAAATTTAGTTGATCAAGTACGTTTTGCACCCCAATTAGGAACTCACAAAGTATACATCATCGATGAGGTTCACATGCTCTCTTCGGCGGCTTTCAATGCCTTTTTGAAAACACTGGAAGAACCACCCAAACATGCTATTTTTATTTTAGCGACAACAGAAAAGCATAAAATCATTCCTACGATATTATCCCGTTGCCAAATTTTTGATTTCAACAGAATACAAATCGAAGACATTGCCAATCATTTGGCTTACATTGCCGGCAACGAAAACATTACCGCTGAAAAAGATGCATTACACATCATCGCTCAAAAAGCCGATGGTGCCTTGCGTGACGCTTGTTCTATCTTTGATCAGATTGTCAGTTTCGCAGGAACGAATGTTACCTACAAAGCTGTAATCGACAACTTAAATATTTTAGATTACGATTATTATTTTAAAGTAACGGATGCTATTTTAACTGAAAATATTTCTTCCGCATTATTGATTTTCAACGACATCTTAAACAATGGATTTGATGGTCATAATTTTGTTGCAGGAATGGGTGATCACTTCAGAAACCTCTTGGTTGGAAAAGATCCGGAAACGTTACAACTTTTGGAGGTTGGAACAAACATTCGTGAAAAATACAAAGAGCAATCAGCAAAATGCTCCTTACCATTGTTGGTAAAAGGATTAACAATCCTAAATAAGACCGATATCAATTATAAGTCGAGTAAAAATCATCGACTCCAGGTGGAGCTAGCGCTAATGCAGCTTTGTTCGCTCAATTCAATTGGAATTGAGGCTGAAAAAAAAAATGACATACTCCTCATAAGTAAGTCCGCTACCAAACAAAATCGTCCGCAAGCAACTGCCACGGCTCCTGTTGAAAAACCAAAAGGAGAAAGCATCCCGTCTTCCATCCCCATTCAAAAAGCAGCTCCAGTAGCTGAAGCTGCAACTATTGTAAAGAAGCCAATCATTAAATCGATTACTCCTTCTATCAATCAACATTTGAATTCGGATAAAAAAAATGAAAAAAGCACTCCGGAGCAATTGGAGCAAATTAATTCTTCTCAACCAAAAAGTAATTTCAACCAACAACAATTGGAAGAAACGTGGGAGAAATATGCCAACGGATTAAAAGAAAAAGGAAAAACCAATCTATCTACCAGCCTTTTAAATAAAAAACCGGTTTTAAAAGAAAACTTCATTATTGAATTTTCAATCAATAATAAAGCGATAGAAGAATCCATCAATGAAGATAAAATTAATTTTTTAGGCTACTTACGCAAGGAACTAAACAACTATTCTATTCAGCTTCAATTAGTTATGAGCTCTATAGAGGACAAAACGAATCTGTATACTGCTACCGATCGTTACAAGCGGCTATCCGAAAAGAACCCGGCAATTCTTGCCTTCCGTCAGAAATTCGACCTCGACATCGAATTTTAG
- a CDS encoding 30S ribosomal protein S6 codes for MLKHYETVFIMTPVLSDEQAKETVSKYKKLLTDNGCKIVNEDAWGLRKLQYPIQKKTTGFYHLFEFQAPAAFIADLEVAYKRDERLLRFLTVALDKHAVAYSVKRRNKAKVVA; via the coding sequence ATGCTAAAACATTATGAAACCGTCTTCATTATGACTCCCGTTTTGTCTGATGAACAGGCAAAGGAGACGGTAAGTAAGTACAAAAAGTTACTTACAGACAATGGCTGCAAGATTGTAAACGAAGATGCCTGGGGCCTTCGCAAATTGCAGTATCCAATCCAAAAGAAAACAACTGGTTTTTACCACTTGTTTGAATTTCAAGCACCTGCTGCATTTATCGCAGATTTAGAAGTTGCTTACAAACGTGATGAGCGTTTGTTGCGTTTCTTAACTGTTGCGTTAGACAAGCATGCTGTGGCTTACAGTGTTAAACGTAGAAACAAAGCGAAAGTAGTCGCTTAA
- a CDS encoding 30S ribosomal protein S18: MADNSEIRYLAPPTVDVKKKKYCRFKKSGIKYIDYKDPQFLLKFINEQGKILPRRLTGTSVKYQRKVSKAVKRARHLALLPYVADMLK; this comes from the coding sequence ATGGCAGACAATTCAGAAATCAGATATCTTGCACCTCCCACAGTGGATGTGAAGAAAAAGAAATACTGTCGCTTCAAAAAAAGCGGTATTAAGTATATCGATTACAAAGACCCTCAATTCTTATTGAAATTCATCAATGAACAAGGTAAAATTTTACCTCGTAGATTAACGGGTACATCAGTTAAATATCAACGTAAAGTTTCTAAAGCAGTTAAGCGTGCTCGTCACTTAGCTTTATTGCCTTATGTTGCTGATATGTTAAAATAA
- a CDS encoding 50S ribosomal protein L9, with protein sequence MEVILKQDVKNLGYKDDVVNVKPGYGRNFLIPKNLAEMATVSSKKMLTETVKQRAFKEQKVKAAAEATVAKLKDLVVKVGAKVGESGKIFGSVTTVQVADAMKKLGYDVDRKNITMNEDAIKTVGTYSANIRFHKEVVGTVTFEVVPE encoded by the coding sequence ATGGAAGTAATTTTAAAGCAAGACGTTAAAAACCTTGGATACAAGGATGACGTTGTAAATGTAAAACCTGGTTACGGAAGAAATTTCTTAATTCCGAAAAACCTTGCAGAAATGGCGACTGTATCATCTAAAAAGATGTTGACAGAAACAGTAAAACAACGCGCTTTCAAAGAACAAAAAGTGAAAGCTGCTGCGGAAGCTACTGTTGCTAAATTAAAAGATTTAGTTGTAAAAGTTGGTGCTAAGGTAGGTGAGTCCGGAAAAATTTTCGGTTCAGTTACAACTGTACAAGTTGCTGATGCAATGAAAAAATTAGGATACGATGTGGATCGTAAAAATATTACAATGAACGAAGATGCTATCAAAACGGTAGGTACTTATTCTGCGAATATTCGTTTCCACAAAGAAGTTGTTGGAACAGTTACTTTTGAAGTTGTTCCTGAATAA
- a CDS encoding nucleotide pyrophosphohydrolase yields MNQLTIQAAQKKVDDWIQLHGVRYFSELTNMAILTEEVGEVARIIAREYGEQSFKKKDKGKELSDELADVLFVVICLANQTGVDLTKALEKNLEKKTKRDKTRHKKNKKLK; encoded by the coding sequence ATGAATCAATTAACCATTCAAGCAGCACAAAAAAAAGTAGACGATTGGATTCAACTCCATGGCGTACGCTATTTTTCGGAATTAACCAATATGGCTATTCTTACCGAAGAAGTAGGTGAAGTGGCACGCATTATTGCCCGTGAATACGGTGAACAATCATTCAAGAAAAAAGACAAAGGAAAAGAATTGTCGGATGAACTTGCAGACGTTTTGTTTGTTGTTATTTGTTTAGCAAACCAAACAGGTGTGGATTTAACAAAAGCACTTGAAAAAAACTTAGAAAAGAAAACAAAACGTGATAAAACCCGTCATAAAAAAAATAAAAAATTAAAATAA